The sequence GTATAGGTCTTTCCCGCAAAAAAAGCGTCAATTGCTTTTTGTTCCGATCCTTGCGAATTCGTGCCACACCCCACCAGCACAAGACTTAACATCACCAGGATGATTCCATATATTTTTTTCATAACTTCCTCCAATATGTATGAAAATAATAGCTTAGGCACTTATTAAAAGCAATGAGTTCACGCATTTATCATACTTACATGGTTGAGCCTTGAAACCTGTTTCAAAATCACTTATGATGATTATAAAGAAACAGGAGGGGTTTTTATGAATCCACAACCATATCAAGAAGAAATTTATCACTTACTCCATGAATTAGACATTTCTTATCGCGAAGATCATCATAAACCAATCTTTTCCGTTGAATCCGATGATCTCGATATTCCAGGTCCACAAGTTAAATATCTATTGCTACAACCTAAGAAAACGGATGAATATTACTTAGTCGTTGCCCACGATGAGACACATCCTGATTTAAAACAACTTGCACAAGACTTAGGAACTAAGCGTCTTTCATTCCCTTCGAATGAAGCGATGAAAGATTTATTAGGGATTGAGTTTGGTTCTTTGACCTTGCTTTCACTTATCGCAGATACCAATCATAAAGTCACCCCGATTTTTGATACCGCGATTGACCGTGATGATACCATTGGTCTTCTCGCCAACAACAACACCATCACCTTAACTTTACAGGTTCGTGATGTGGAAAAATACCTCAATCATCTTGGGTATACACCCCGTTATCTTGAATTAAAACAAAAATAAAGACCTCCTAGGAGGTCTTTTTAATGATATACAAGCTCAAACTCAATAAGTTCTTGATCTTGCATCTTTACGGTAAAGCCAAGATCTGTTAAAAGATGAATGGCCGCCGTATTATGTGGGATGGAATAGGCAACAATTCGTTTTAACGCTAAATTTCGAAAACCATACTCAATAAGAGCTTCACTAATTTCACGACCGAGGCCTTGTTTTTGAGCACTTTGACGTAAGATCCAACCCATCTCATACGTTTTAAGATCATCGCCCACATCTTCTGTTTCCAGTTGATGAAAAATCACGTGTCCAATGGCTTCTTGAGTTGCTCGATCTTCAATCGCAAACAAAGGTGGATTTTCAATTAAACAATACGTCTTCAGGAATCCTTTAATGGTTTCATCATCCATTACCGGTTCAATAAACTGCATCACCGTGGAGTCTTTAAGCCATGTTTTCGCATAATCAAAGTCTTCCCGACAAAAAGGCCTAATAATACATTTGTGTGTTTTGAGTTCCATAATTCACCTCACCAATATCATATCAAATTCGTTTGGATTCTACGTGAAAATCTTGTTTGTATTGATTTACCTGTTTCCAATACACCACCATGGAGTACAGTAAAACACAGTATTGGGCAAGCGGTACAGAAAGCCAAACCCCTTTTAGTCCAAGCATGAAAGGTAACACCCACAATAAGAGAATTGTGGTAAGAATGGGTTCACTGTAAATGAGACGATAGGCAGTGTGATTGTCCCGTGTAGCATAGGCATAAGATGTGGAAACACGCAAGAATGCGATCGGGATTAATCCGAGTAAGAATAAAGGCATCACTTCTGCGATCATCAACGCGACTTCCTCTGAAGCACCAAAAAACCCTGGAATCATAAATCTTAAACTGTA is a genomic window of Erysipelothrix amsterdamensis containing:
- a CDS encoding YbaK/EbsC family protein; translation: MNPQPYQEEIYHLLHELDISYREDHHKPIFSVESDDLDIPGPQVKYLLLQPKKTDEYYLVVAHDETHPDLKQLAQDLGTKRLSFPSNEAMKDLLGIEFGSLTLLSLIADTNHKVTPIFDTAIDRDDTIGLLANNNTITLTLQVRDVEKYLNHLGYTPRYLELKQK
- a CDS encoding GNAT family N-acetyltransferase — its product is MELKTHKCIIRPFCREDFDYAKTWLKDSTVMQFIEPVMDDETIKGFLKTYCLIENPPLFAIEDRATQEAIGHVIFHQLETEDVGDDLKTYEMGWILRQSAQKQGLGREISEALIEYGFRNLALKRIVAYSIPHNTAAIHLLTDLGFTVKMQDQELIEFELVYH